A single genomic interval of Panthera uncia isolate 11264 chromosome A1 unlocalized genomic scaffold, Puncia_PCG_1.0 HiC_scaffold_17, whole genome shotgun sequence harbors:
- the CTXN3 gene encoding cortexin-3 yields the protein MDGGQPVPSPLVPLENTSSDSSMSLEQKTTFVFVILLFIFLGILIVRCFRILLDPYRSMPTSTWADGLEGLEKGQFDHALA from the coding sequence ATGGATGGAGGACAGCCCGTCCCTTCACCCCTAGTGCCCCTTGAGAACACATCATCAGATTCTAGCATGTCTCTGGAACAGAAGACcacatttgtttttgtgattttgttgttcattttcttggGCATCCTCATTGTCAGGTGCTTCCGGATTCTTCTGGACCCGTATCGGAGCATGCCAACCTCGACTTGGGCTGATGGACTtgaagggctggagaaggggcAGTTTGACCATGCCCTTGCTTAG